The following coding sequences are from one Ramlibacter henchirensis window:
- a CDS encoding long-chain fatty acid--CoA ligase produces the protein MQTTMMDVPLSLNHLLERAGRLFAGNEIVSRLPDKSLRRHTYGEFHRRARALASALQRLGLKKGDRVATLCWNHHAHLECYFGIPAAGGVMHTLNLRLSPDEIGWIAGHAQDRFLVVDDVLLPLYRQFTALHKFERVIVFPFSGQAAPEGFDDYEALLAEADPDGFDYAPHDENDPVAMCYTSGTTGRPKGVAYSHRSTVLHTLVASLGDFWGLRGTDVVLPVTPMFHANSWGMPYGAVMMGVKMVFPGPHLHPEDLLDLIQQEPPTLSLGVPTIWMGLIQAYEASLAKDSPHHGRWKLPRGMRSLVGGAAVPEALIRAFDRHGIWILQGWGMTETSPVCTVSYPRAELHGADADERYRRAAMAGVPVPLVDLRVRGDEGNQPWDGKSVGEIQVRGPFITGRYHAVEEAEKFTADGWLRTGDVASVDALGFVRITDRTKDLIKSGGEWISSVDLENAVMAHPAVSEAAVIAIPDEKWGERPLACVVKKPNGAVAAEELDAHLLKQGFAKWQLPDRYEWIDAVPRTSTGKFWKLKLRERYPR, from the coding sequence ATGCAGACCACGATGATGGATGTCCCGCTCTCGCTCAACCACCTGCTGGAGCGCGCGGGGCGGTTGTTCGCCGGCAACGAGATCGTCTCGCGCCTGCCGGACAAGTCGCTGCGCCGGCACACCTACGGCGAGTTCCACCGCCGCGCCCGGGCCCTTGCCAGTGCGCTGCAGCGGCTTGGACTCAAGAAGGGCGATCGCGTCGCGACGCTGTGCTGGAACCACCATGCCCACCTGGAGTGCTACTTCGGCATCCCGGCCGCGGGCGGCGTGATGCACACGCTCAACCTGCGCCTGTCGCCCGACGAGATCGGCTGGATCGCGGGGCATGCGCAGGACCGGTTCCTCGTGGTCGACGACGTGCTGCTGCCGCTCTACAGGCAGTTCACGGCGCTTCACAAGTTCGAACGCGTGATCGTGTTTCCGTTCTCGGGCCAAGCCGCCCCCGAAGGGTTCGACGATTACGAAGCGCTGCTGGCCGAAGCCGACCCGGACGGTTTCGACTACGCGCCGCACGACGAGAACGACCCGGTGGCCATGTGCTACACGTCGGGCACGACAGGGCGGCCCAAGGGCGTGGCCTATTCGCACCGGTCCACCGTGCTGCACACGCTGGTGGCCAGCCTTGGCGATTTCTGGGGCTTGCGCGGCACCGACGTCGTGCTGCCGGTGACGCCCATGTTCCACGCCAACAGCTGGGGCATGCCGTACGGGGCGGTGATGATGGGCGTGAAGATGGTCTTCCCCGGGCCGCACCTGCACCCGGAGGACCTGCTGGACCTGATCCAGCAGGAGCCGCCCACGCTCTCGCTCGGCGTGCCCACGATCTGGATGGGACTGATCCAGGCCTACGAGGCTTCGCTGGCCAAGGACTCGCCGCACCACGGCCGCTGGAAGCTGCCGCGCGGCATGCGCTCGCTGGTCGGCGGCGCGGCCGTGCCGGAGGCGCTGATCCGCGCCTTCGACCGGCATGGCATCTGGATCCTGCAGGGCTGGGGCATGACCGAGACCTCGCCGGTGTGCACCGTCTCCTATCCGCGGGCGGAGCTGCACGGCGCCGATGCCGACGAGCGCTACCGGCGTGCCGCCATGGCCGGCGTGCCGGTGCCGCTGGTCGACCTGCGCGTGCGCGGCGACGAAGGCAACCAGCCCTGGGACGGCAAGAGCGTCGGTGAGATCCAGGTGCGCGGACCCTTCATCACGGGCCGCTACCACGCGGTGGAAGAGGCCGAAAAGTTCACCGCCGATGGCTGGCTGCGCACCGGCGATGTCGCATCCGTCGATGCGCTCGGTTTCGTTCGCATCACCGACCGGACGAAGGACCTCATCAAGTCGGGCGGCGAGTGGATCAGCTCGGTCGACCTGGAGAACGCCGTCATGGCGCATCCCGCAGTGTCCGAGGCCGCGGTCATCGCCATCCCCGACGAGAAATGGGGCGAGCGGCCGCTCGCCTGCGTGGTGAAGAAACCGAACGGCGCGGTGGCGGCCGAGGAACTCGACGCACACCTGCTCAAGCAAGGCTTCGCGAAGTGGCAGCTGCCGGACCGCTACGAATGGATCGACGCCGTGCCCCGCACGTCCACCGGAAAGTTCTGGAAGCTCAAGCTGCGCGAGCGCTACCCGCGCTGA